A single window of Liolophura sinensis isolate JHLJ2023 chromosome 6, CUHK_Ljap_v2, whole genome shotgun sequence DNA harbors:
- the LOC135466133 gene encoding ubiquitin carboxyl-terminal hydrolase 34-like: protein MCDVCSDVVLLLETHDDRQHVSGGLQLNKREVMAVLLYVASWPQRQCMCCYKDFKNFERFNNIVQVILSIAIRAIQTLPEDYELELVKESQKKELAEKEKLSNGEKDKEKSHDDDGEDVIGEDEDEEFWLLEEKDRLLQFVTKVFLMNFPPYVAYKHIVHSSLEDPDVPPYLVRNVCVFWDSNGMQAMNQCFERATPETLPFTVAHTLITIIANLRLWMNIPTVMQYIIPLKTAVIRYMCKLSDKDLRMAGTRNMTDLMWAAVKEPLDTHFTFDKEGLDLAFKYFTCSTLTIRLAGITQINNQINIYNESCNNETLADAESAGNQLASWLIDSKIIEHIFGPNLHVELIKQSQVILNFLAMEWRITNEHIDCIWAASQLKHCGKQVYDILIPLIKNLELRPVQHLLKLLSKLEPAAHTESTLYLASALIKCIWNSYSVSQCPVSTIQHQPQVQAQMEAYTAIARQNEEIERAGLGKAGQHEVSSSNSSQLSEGSREDGTSRKVICRPHNMEGSGEAGMCRGRKSGVAEGGESEESNLSADSEGSAPGVGHHCGLEGAVCDQVHRDLHVVRMGRRHKHMEKERHSGSEASESEVECSESSEEIETEGDTEQESAEEPACIGAVWSRWGGARGWRGREGRRG, encoded by the exons ATGTGTGACGTTTGTTCGGATGTGGTATTGCTGTTGGAAACTC ATGATGACCGACAGCATGTTAGTGGAGGGCTTCAGCTCAACAAACGAGAGGTCATGGCTGTACTGCTGTATGTCGCCTCATGGCCTCAAAG gcAGTGTATGTGTTGctacaaagactttaaaaattttgaACGGTTCAACAATATAGTTCAGGTCATCCTGAGTATAGCTATACGAGCAATACAGACTCTGCCAGAGGACTATGAATTGGAACTGGTAAAAGAAAGCCAAAAGAAAGAACTTGCTGAGAAAGAAAAATTGTCTAATGGggagaaagacaaagaaaagTCACATGATGATGATGGGGAGGATGTTATTGGGGAGGACGAAGATGAAGAATTCTGGCTGCTGGAGGAAAAAGATAGACTTCTTCAGTTTGTCACAAAAGTGTTCCTGATGAACTTTCCGCCATATGTGGCATACAAGCACATTGTTCATTCATCGTTGGAG GATCCTGATGTTCCCCCCTACCTGGTGAGGAATGTGTGCGTCTTCTGGGACAGTAATGGAATGCAGGCCATGAACCAGTGCTTTGAGAGAGCCACTCCAGAAACTCTGCCCTTCACTGTGGCACACACCCTCATTACAATTATTGCTAAT CTGCGGTTGTGGATGAACATACCTACGGTGATGCAATATATCATCCCTCTGAAGACGGCTGTTATCAG gtacatgtgtaaattgTCAGATAAGGACCTGCGCATGGCAGGAACACGCAACATGACAGACCTGATGTGGGCTGCCGTCAAGGAGCCTCTAGAtacacatttcacatttgacaAGGAAGGCCTTGACCTGGCCTTCAAGTACTTCACCTGCTCCACACTGACAATACGATTGGCCGGAATTACACAAATTAAT AATCAGATTAATATCTACAATGAAAGTTGTAACAATGAGACATTAGCTGATGCAGAAAG TGCTGGTAATCAGCTAGCATCTTGGTTGATTGACAGTAAAATCATAGAGCATATATTTGGACCAAATCTCCATGTGGAG TTAATCAAGCAGAGCCAGGTGATCCTGAACTTCCTGGCCATGGAGTGGAGGATAACCAACGAGCACATAGACTGTATATGGGCAGCCAGTCAG CTGAAGCACTGCGGTAAGCAGGTGTATGATATCCTCATACCCCTGATCAAGAACCTGGAGCTACGTCCTGTACAACACCTCCTCAAACTGCTGTCCAAGTTAGAACCTGCAGCTCACACAGAATCT ACCTTGTACCTGGCCTCAGCTCTCATTAAGTGTATCTGGAACAGTTACTCAGTGAGCCAGTGTCCTGTGTCCACTATACAGCACCAGCCCCAGGTACAGGCCCAGATGGAGGCTTACACTGCCATAGCCAGACAGAATGAGGAGATAGAACGTG CTGGATTAGGAAAGGCAGGCCAGCATGAGGTGAGCAGCAGTAACAGCTCCCAGCTGAGTGAAGGGTCCAGAGAGGACGGCACCTCCAgaaag GTAATCTGCCGGCCTCACAATATGGAGGGATCGGGGGAGGCTGGGATGTGTCGAGGCCGAAAGTCTGGTGTGGCAGAAGGGGGTGAGTCTGAGGAGAGCAATCTCAGCGCTGATTCTGAGGGTAGTGCCCCTGGGGTGGGACACCACTGCGGCCTGGAGGGGGCCGTGTGTGACCAGGTACACAGGGACCTCCATGTGGTCAGAATGGGGCGCAGACACAAACACATGGAAAAGGAGCGACACAGTGGCAGTGAAGCCAGCGAGAGTGAAGTGGAGTGTAGCGAGTCCAGTGAGGAAATAGAGACTGAGGGAGACACAGAACAGGAGTCAGCAGAGGAGCCGGCATGTATAGGG GCAGTGTGGTCACGGTGGGGAGGAGCGAGGGGCTGGCGAGGCAGGGAAGGGCGGCGAGGATAG